In Paeniglutamicibacter kerguelensis, one genomic interval encodes:
- a CDS encoding alpha-galactosidase, whose protein sequence is MTSTAQPFAPYHQLHRGGTSVILDATTAGMPTIIHWGPDTGELNESELQDLASAARPQRVSGGIDQPARLDVFPQERFGWQHGPALEGHRASRSWATALTTKGIQASEHGLSISADDPVAHLKLVTELELSANGILSQRHTLTNTGSDAYLVNRLSVVFPLPHTATTIQDSTGRHLKERSAQRRPLTIGSHVRESRRGRPGADASLLMLAGEARFAHRSGLVHGVHLAWSGNHRLSAERTITSDNFITAGELLLPGELSLEPGGSYSTPWAFGSWGHGLDQLSARFHRDLRARPQHPRTPRPVTLNTWEAVYFDHDLQTLKELADQAAVVGVERFVLDDGWFNGRRDDTAGLGDWFVDPAVWPQGLSPIIDHVAGLGMEFGLWFEPEMVNPDSDLARSHPDWILHTADRWPVSARQQQVLNMAHPDCYTYLLERIDSLLTQYPISYIKWDHNRDLLEASHADSGTAAVRETTLALYRLLGELKSRHPHLEIESCASGGARVDLGILEHTDRIWTSDCIDPIERLDNQENTNLLVPYELLGAHIGGPRSHSTGRKHDLGFMARTAIFGHFGIEWNIAGIDEKLCAELARWVDFHKENRGLFHGGDSVHADHPDPAIDIRGVVATDASRAVFAFTLREASITYPAGRFTLPGLDPHAKYRVRLSEPLNDAVGNGQSALSWAQISHVLSGTVLETTGMQSPVLFPEQSVLIMLDRHEA, encoded by the coding sequence ATGACCTCCACAGCCCAGCCATTCGCTCCGTACCATCAGCTCCACCGCGGCGGCACTTCAGTCATCCTCGACGCGACCACCGCCGGAATGCCAACGATCATTCATTGGGGCCCCGACACCGGTGAGCTCAACGAAAGCGAGCTGCAGGATCTTGCAAGCGCGGCCCGCCCGCAACGCGTCTCCGGCGGGATCGACCAGCCTGCCCGGTTGGACGTTTTCCCCCAGGAACGCTTCGGATGGCAGCACGGTCCGGCGCTCGAGGGCCACCGAGCGTCCCGGTCTTGGGCCACCGCACTGACCACCAAAGGGATTCAAGCCAGCGAGCACGGCCTGTCCATCAGTGCCGATGACCCGGTCGCGCACCTCAAGCTGGTCACCGAGCTCGAACTCAGCGCAAACGGCATACTCTCCCAGCGCCACACCCTGACGAACACCGGATCCGACGCCTACCTGGTCAACAGGCTCTCCGTCGTGTTTCCGCTCCCGCACACCGCCACGACGATCCAGGACAGCACCGGCCGCCACCTCAAGGAGCGCAGCGCCCAGCGCCGCCCCCTGACGATCGGCTCGCACGTGCGGGAAAGCCGACGCGGCCGCCCCGGCGCCGACGCCAGCCTGTTGATGCTGGCCGGAGAAGCCCGTTTTGCGCACCGTTCGGGCCTGGTCCACGGCGTGCACCTGGCCTGGAGCGGCAACCACCGGTTGAGCGCCGAGCGGACCATCACTTCGGACAATTTCATCACCGCCGGGGAACTGCTGCTGCCCGGGGAACTCAGCCTTGAACCGGGCGGCAGCTACAGCACCCCGTGGGCATTCGGCTCCTGGGGGCATGGCCTCGACCAGCTCTCGGCCCGTTTCCACCGTGACCTGCGGGCAAGACCCCAGCATCCCCGCACGCCTCGTCCCGTCACCCTCAATACCTGGGAGGCGGTGTACTTCGACCACGACCTGCAGACCCTCAAGGAGCTTGCAGACCAGGCCGCCGTCGTGGGCGTTGAACGCTTTGTGCTCGATGACGGCTGGTTCAACGGTCGCCGCGACGACACCGCAGGCCTCGGCGACTGGTTTGTCGACCCGGCCGTTTGGCCGCAGGGCCTGTCCCCGATCATCGACCATGTCGCGGGACTCGGCATGGAGTTCGGGCTCTGGTTCGAACCCGAAATGGTCAACCCGGACAGCGACCTGGCACGCAGCCACCCCGACTGGATCCTTCACACGGCCGACCGCTGGCCGGTCAGCGCACGCCAGCAACAGGTCCTGAACATGGCCCATCCCGACTGCTACACATACCTTCTCGAACGCATCGACAGCCTGCTCACGCAATACCCCATCTCCTACATCAAGTGGGACCACAACCGCGATCTGCTCGAGGCATCCCACGCGGACAGCGGAACCGCGGCGGTCCGTGAAACCACCCTGGCGCTATACCGGTTGCTGGGCGAGCTCAAGTCCAGGCACCCGCACCTTGAAATTGAAAGCTGCGCATCCGGCGGCGCCCGCGTCGACCTGGGCATCCTCGAACACACCGATCGCATCTGGACCTCCGACTGCATCGATCCGATCGAGCGCCTCGACAACCAGGAAAACACCAACCTGCTGGTCCCCTACGAACTCTTGGGCGCCCACATCGGCGGACCGCGATCCCACTCCACCGGACGCAAGCACGACCTCGGTTTCATGGCGCGCACAGCAATCTTCGGGCACTTCGGGATCGAATGGAACATCGCAGGGATCGACGAAAAGCTGTGCGCCGAGCTGGCACGGTGGGTGGACTTCCACAAGGAAAACCGCGGCCTGTTCCACGGCGGGGACAGCGTCCATGCGGACCACCCGGACCCGGCCATCGACATCCGCGGCGTGGTTGCCACCGACGCTTCCCGTGCCGTCTTTGCCTTCACGCTGCGCGAGGCATCCATCACCTACCCCGCCGGAAGGTTCACCCTGCCGGGGCTGGACCCCCATGCCAAGTACCGGGTGCGGCTGAGCGAACCGTTGAACGACGCGGTGGGCAACGGGCAGTCAGCGCTTTCCTGGGCGCAAATCTCGCATGTCCTAAGCGGCACAGTCCTGGAAACAACGGGGATGCAGTCCCCGGTGCTGTTCCCCGAACAATCGGTACTGATCATGCTTGATCGCCACGAGGCATAA
- a CDS encoding ROK family transcriptional regulator — MSTEAATSSDKAPARSWSVGPQDQRALLLSEPELEVARAILIHGPSSRGELSQRLKLSPASLTRLSKPLLDAGIVRESDLILDGSVGRPIRLLDIRQEARFFVGIKITGKMAQGVLTDLRANSLVSGARELPAREVGDVLDALVDLIGDLCSRAGRQVSGVGISIGGQISGGVLVERAPFLDWRNVPLGDLLGQRTGLPVLVENDVTALVAAEQWFGVGREVADFAVVTIGAGVGYGLAMHRQVVRGRDTGLGLGGHFPLDPNGPLCLEGHRGCSTAMLTIPSICAQISTALQRDVGYGEAFELADAGNKVAHSVLQASAHALGRFLAAAANLTMVNVVVLGGEGIELFNRYEQSVRTALAADRDPEASEVRISVLSGEFDQWASGAAAVAIQKYAFG, encoded by the coding sequence ATGTCAACGGAAGCCGCAACCAGTAGCGACAAAGCACCCGCGCGTAGTTGGTCCGTCGGGCCTCAAGACCAACGGGCGCTATTGCTCAGTGAACCGGAGCTGGAAGTGGCGCGGGCGATTCTGATCCATGGCCCCAGCTCGCGCGGAGAGCTCTCGCAGCGACTGAAGCTCAGTCCCGCAAGCCTGACCCGTCTGAGCAAGCCGCTGCTGGATGCGGGAATCGTGCGCGAGAGCGACCTGATTCTCGACGGAAGCGTCGGACGCCCCATCCGATTGCTCGATATCCGCCAGGAGGCCAGGTTCTTCGTTGGCATCAAGATCACCGGCAAGATGGCGCAAGGCGTGCTCACCGACCTGCGTGCCAATTCCCTGGTCAGTGGTGCGCGCGAACTTCCGGCCCGCGAGGTGGGGGACGTGCTCGATGCCCTGGTGGACCTGATCGGCGATCTCTGCTCGCGAGCGGGCCGGCAAGTCTCCGGGGTCGGCATATCCATCGGCGGCCAGATATCCGGAGGGGTTCTCGTCGAGCGCGCGCCGTTCCTGGACTGGCGCAATGTTCCGCTGGGAGACCTGCTGGGTCAGCGCACGGGCCTGCCGGTGCTGGTCGAAAACGACGTGACCGCGCTTGTCGCTGCCGAACAGTGGTTCGGCGTGGGACGCGAGGTGGCGGATTTCGCCGTGGTGACGATCGGCGCCGGTGTCGGGTACGGATTGGCCATGCACCGGCAGGTGGTGCGCGGACGGGACACGGGTCTGGGCCTGGGCGGCCATTTTCCCCTGGATCCAAACGGCCCGTTGTGCCTCGAGGGGCACCGCGGCTGCTCCACGGCAATGCTCACTATTCCCAGCATCTGCGCGCAGATTTCCACCGCATTGCAGCGCGATGTCGGATACGGGGAGGCATTTGAGCTGGCGGATGCCGGCAACAAGGTGGCCCACTCCGTATTGCAGGCGTCCGCACACGCGCTGGGACGATTCCTTGCCGCCGCCGCGAACCTGACCATGGTCAACGTAGTGGTCCTTGGAGGGGAAGGCATCGAGCTGTTCAACAGGTACGAGCAGAGCGTGCGCACTGCCCTTGCCGCCGACCGGGATCCGGAGGCAAGCGAGGTGCGGATCTCTGTCCTTTCGGGGGAGTTCGACCAGTGGGCAAGCGGCGCGGCGGCGGTGGCCATCCAGAAATACGCGTTCGGGTAG